The Primulina tabacum isolate GXHZ01 chromosome 10, ASM2559414v2, whole genome shotgun sequence region AACAATCGGAAGCCCGAAAGAAGCAATAATTTTAACGAAAATGACCAAAATATCGATCACAGCAAAGAAATCGTGGAAAAAGAGGATTCAGTAGAGAAGATATTCGAGAGCAAAGAGGTTCCGCCATGGCAGAAGCAGCTCACCTTCAGGGCCTTCTTCGTGAGCTTTGTTCTGAGTATTCTCTTCACTTTCATAGTGATGAAGCTGAATCTGACGACGGGTATCATCCCTTCGCTGAATGTGTCGGCGGGGCTTTTGGGGTTCTTCTTCCTCAAAGTTTGGACCAAGTTTCTGGAGAAATCTGGGTTTCTCAGACAGCCTTTTACGAGGCAGGAGAATACTGTGATTCAGACCTGTGTTGTAGCTTCCTCCGGCATAGCCTTCAGCGGTACGCACCATCACTTAGCTTCATTATTGTCCATTTATTTTACCTGATTATTCTTTCGATTATCCATTTATATCATCTCTCTTTAAATATTGATTAGTTTGAGAATTTTGCCTTTTCTTTCTTGATTATTGTACTTGTGAAAAATATGACGAGAGCATGAAAtaccttattattattttttattttaaaggatAGTGAAGCCATGATATTCGTCAACAATTCGAATATTTGGGACAAAGTAATGAATATAATTTCATGAATCTCGAGAAATTAAGTTATCAAGAGGGCGATCGCCTTGCCTTGTCCCCATCTTTCTACGTTGATTtctggcaaaaaaaaaaaaaaaaattagtccaACTTTTTTGCCAACCTGGCAACAtggattaatattttaatttttagtctTTTGTGTGTATATATGAAATCTAATTAATTTAGAGCTTTCaaggttttatatatatatggaaaaaattcatgtgagaccgtctcacttGTATAATTTGTGagatatatatcttatttgggtcatccatgaaaaaatattcttttttatgttaagagtattactttttattgtgatcaTCGGTAGACTcgtatcacagataaagatttgtgagaccgtttcacagaagacttaatatatatatatatcatgattaGTATTTTACTAGCATATGTTACAACGCAAAAACAAAACTTTTGATAAGATAGTCGAGATTAATTtcttacttaattaattaaaaaatattatattttatatcaaaaatattttttctctcGAAATATTACCAATCGACCTGTCAGAATTACTCGTCATAATAACAAGCATTTATTGGGAATATTTCACCCTACATGTAGGGGCAGTGCCCTATGTGTAGATCCAGGGTCGAGATTTAGCCACAAGTACATGAGgttcacaaattttttttaaaatcacaaatATGACTAAATCTGAACCATCTAAATCCTGTGAGACAGTGCCCCACAAGTAGCATCGAACGAACCCATTGAGTGGACCTTACCAACTGTATAGTGTACTTTACAAGTGAATGCATAGTGGGAAGactttttgaaatatcaatggTGGAGTTCAGATTCAGATGACagctaaaaaattaattaattcaggGAGCGTTTGTCATCacaaaagaaatgatttttggcttgaaaaaattatttcaaaactcgGTTTGTGTACTTTTTAGTGCCAGATTCTGAGTTAACTTCAATTTATTTAATCGAAATCGAAAAAACTGTTTTTATAAAATGATTATGAAAAGTTTAGAATGACTTCTTGATCAAACATTGCCCATTTTTACTTTCTGTTTTTAAACACTTTTGATTTTTCACCATttctttataatttattatttaattatttcagaATATGTTCCAAGCCCCACCATTATTGGTTATAAACTTATTTTCATCTATTTTTTTAGATATGATTATTAGTATATAGTTTTGCGTCGTGGATACGTTAGAACAATTTAGTCAACGGTCCAAAACTTAATGCATGCGAGGTTTTGATATTCAAGAATATGCAGAGGGTCCCAGATTTGGAAATATCAAAACTGAATTTGATGATATTTGTTTTGGGATTTAAAGATGATCTCAATCCCATGTGATCAGTCATCCAAAGTCAAGTCTTTACTATTTTTTGTCGTCTTCTAGTTTAATACATATACTTGATTTATTTCTCGACGAACAACAATATAGTTTGTAAATCTAATAATTATCCATTGAGTAAATGTAGTATACATACTGAATTTCTTGATGGCGGTCACGGTGACGATAAATCATTGAAACCCGCGATCGTCGACCGTTGATAAAATTACAGGAAAAGTGTTCTAAAGTCTAAAATTCATTGAGATCTCCCTGACtccaaattaaagaaaaagactCCTGAATTTCCCAAATAAGAGAAAATGTTTGTAATGAGAATAcaaacaaaatgataaatgtGGAGTATGTGTTTGAATGTTCATTGAAATGCAGCTTTTGAATGAACaaattttgatcaattaattttTACAGGAGGTTTTGGCAGCTATCTTTTTGGTATGAGTGAAACTATTGCCAAAACATCTACTGAAGCTAATGACTCACAAAATATCAAGAATCCAGCCCTCACGTGGATGATTGGATTCCTTTTTGTGGTTAGCTTTTTGGGACTCTTTTCCGTGGTGCCTCTCCGTAAGGTCTGTGCATTCTCTCTGACTCCATACTTCCATCTATTTGGTGCTGTTACTTGCCTTTATGGCTGTTACATGTCCTATATCGTTCTGGAACAAAGTGTGAGGGATTTTTCGAACTGAATTGGGGACGAACTCTCCTTTGAGATTATGGCCTAACATTGGTGCTCTAGTTGGGAAGCGAACTTAGAAAGAATTACCATTAGGTGCTGTCACTGTTCTGTAGGATTTTGATGGGAGATGGGGTGTGGTGTCAATTATGTACTACTTGTATCCCATATAGGTTAGATTAAGGTTGAAAGTCATCGAGAGTAGTGGGCATCGACTTCTCAATAGTTAGGCAGTTTCACTAGCGGTGGAATGACTTACACTCCCACCTTATTTAGGATATGGTGTTTCCTCTTTGACTTATTGCCTAGTGGTTTTATAAAGGAGATACATTCATATAGATTCTCATCTTTGAAATCACATATGTAATACTTGACATATTATGTATGTCGATTTGTCCTGTACAGAAACAGAAGTATAATATTCTCAATATTATCACTTAATTCCGAACTCAGAATCTGAATCTATGTTTTAAATGGTTTTCAGATAATGATCATAGACTTCAAACTGACATACCCAAGTGGGACGGCTACCGCTCACTTAATTAACAGCTTCCACACTCCTCAGGGAGCCAAGTTAGCAAAGTGAGCTCCAGTATACGATCACCATAAATCTTGTTTGGAAAACAGTATTTGAATGCACAAGTCTTCTAAATTTATTCGGTCTTGCTTGCCTCCAGGAAACAAGTGAGAGCCTTGGGGAAATTCTTCTCTTTCAGTTTCTTGTGGGGCTTCTTTCAATGGTTTTTCACTGCAGGAGATGGCTGTGGATTCGTTGAATTTCCAACTTTCGGTCTTAAAGCCTacaaaaacaagtaaaaatagCCTATATTGACTAACATCATGTAGTTAAATTTGCAGTCTTTATATTCTTGGTATTAGTTTAAGCTTTATACTTGTTGATCAAAAACCAGGTTCTACTTTGATTTCTCAGCAACATATGTCGGTGTCGGTATGATATGCCCATATTTGATCAATGTATCTTTACTAGTTGGAGCCATTCTCTCGTGGGGTATAATGTGGCCACTCATAGAGAATAGGAAAGGTGATTGGTACGCGGCAACGTTGGGGCCTAGCAGTCTCCATGGCATTCAAGGTTACCGGGTATATTAAAATACACTAAACTAAATCTTGAACGGTTCGATGGCCTATATATATAGCCTTTCTTGATTCTTTCACAGGTCTTCATTGCCATAGCCATGATCCTAGGTGATGGCCTATACAACTTCATCAAGGTCCTAAGCCGTACTTTACTCGGGTTGTACCAACAAATCCGTGATAAAAATTTAGGCTTAGCACTCCCAGTCGGTTCCGATTCATCTCCTTCAAATACTCCTTCAGTATCCTATGATGATGAACGTAGGACCCGACTTTTCCTCAAGGACAAAATCCCTACATGGGTCGCCATTTCTGGGTACATGCTACTTGCCACAATCTCTGCGGCAGCTCTTCCACACATTTTCCATCCACTCAAATGGTACTATATAATTGTCATGTATATATTTGCACCAACACTAGCTTTTTGCAATGCCTACGGATGTGGGCTCACCGATTGGAACCTAACATCGACCTATGGAAAGTTGGGCATATTCATGATTGGGGCCTGGGCTGGAGCCTCACATGGGGGAGTTCTTGCCGGACTAGCTGCTTGTGGAGTCATGATGAATATAGTCTCCACTGCATCAGACCTCACACAAGATTTCAAGACCGGATACATGACTCTAGCATCTCCCAGGTCCATGTTCGTGAGCCAGGTGATCGGGACTGCTATAGGTTGTGTAGTCGCACCGTGCGTATTTTGGATATTCTTCAAGGCATTCCCCGATCTTGGCACGTTGGGCTCACAATATCCGGCACCGTATGCGACTGTCTACCGTGGCATCGCTATCTTGGGGGTCGAGGGGTTTTCATCTCTGCCAAAGAACTGTCTCACGCTCTGTTGTGTTTTCTTCATAGCAGCAATCGTCATCAACGCATTAAGAGACattgtagggccaaaatggGCTAGATTTATTCCTATCCCAATGGCTATGGCTATTCCTTTCTATCTCGGGCCATACTTCACCATTGATATGTGTCTGGGGAGCTTGATTCTTTTCATTTGGGAGAATGTGGATAAGGCTAAGGCCGATGCGTTTGGACCGGCAGTGGCTTCGGGACTGATATGTGGAGATGGGATTTGGACATTGCCCAGTTCCATCTTGGCTTTGGCTGGTATAAAGCCTCCGATTTGTATGAAGTTCCTGTCAAGAAAAACTAATGCACGCGTGGACACTTTCTTGGGTAAGAACTAGTTTGCTCAGCTGCGTTTTCTTTTGTATCCACAGTGTACCCTTGCGATTTCCCGGtttcataaatataaatatttaagtaCTATTAAGGGTAATGTAAATTTTATCCAGTGCTTTTTCGTGAACGAAAATGGCTATATGCTAGAGTTGCTAATTTTCATTCTTCTGTTTTTTAGTTACGTGATAGTTTTCTTTTTTGACTATAAGaagtattttcaatttttcgCGCACGTGCTCTAATTAACTTGAGTagatttcttgtgagacggtctcacaaatctttatctgtgagacgggttaatctttccgatattcacgataaaaaataatacttttagcataaaaagtaataccccTATCGATAAacgattcgtctcacaaaatacgactcgtgagaccgtttcgcgcaagtttttgccaattaattttataaaaaaaaatgttttttgtaTTAGAAAAATAGTTATCTGATCTTCATTTCTAAGAGGATTTCTGTTGTTGCTCCAAAATTTTAGCCAACTTGATATGCATTAGTATTTTTACTTTTAGAATCTTGTGTATATGAGATGTAATTTAATTCGGAGTTGGTTGAAGGGTTATGTTTCATTAGCTTATAGCAATTACAAGTATTATCTCCGTCATAATTATatagattatttttttaaaactattttagcATATATATAGCGAAACATCTACAACTAAAAcactactagaaattttttttgtaactCATTTacgaaaaatacatttaaatacaTGCATGCAATAATTATCGACAATcacacattttaaaaaatactcaACTACTGGgtaaaaatattacaatttaaaaaaattcaaattgatAGCCATCATcatataaaagataaaaatgtataaaaatatccatGTTTTACTCCTAAACTCATAAACGTATAATGCGGAAAAGCATGAGATTAACAATTATGTCCGCAGGAAAAGGAGAAGCAAGGCTGATGGAGTTCTCATGAGAGCACACTGCACAAGAATATCTCAGGAAGATTCGAAATTTCAAAATCAATTTATGATTCATACAAAAGATAAGATGGTTTGCATAAGATCTTGGCAACAATTATCCAAAATGTGGTACTCAAGGGATCTCCTAAACTGTGTGAACCACCAACTTTTAAGTAATCAAGTATTGAAAAGAAGTGTTGAAACATCGAATGGTGCACGGAGGTATGTGATCACACGttacaatcaaatcaaatcaagtaaAGAGATCTCTATTTGCTTCTCATGATTAATGAAGTTAGTTTCTTGATTTT contains the following coding sequences:
- the LOC142505148 gene encoding putative metal-nicotianamine transporter YSL7 — translated: MDNNSTSINNRKPERSNNFNENDQNIDHSKEIVEKEDSVEKIFESKEVPPWQKQLTFRAFFVSFVLSILFTFIVMKLNLTTGIIPSLNVSAGLLGFFFLKVWTKFLEKSGFLRQPFTRQENTVIQTCVVASSGIAFSGGFGSYLFGMSETIAKTSTEANDSQNIKNPALTWMIGFLFVVSFLGLFSVVPLRKIMIIDFKLTYPSGTATAHLINSFHTPQGAKLAKKQVRALGKFFSFSFLWGFFQWFFTAGDGCGFVEFPTFGLKAYKNKFYFDFSATYVGVGMICPYLINVSLLVGAILSWGIMWPLIENRKGDWYAATLGPSSLHGIQGYRVFIAIAMILGDGLYNFIKVLSRTLLGLYQQIRDKNLGLALPVGSDSSPSNTPSVSYDDERRTRLFLKDKIPTWVAISGYMLLATISAAALPHIFHPLKWYYIIVMYIFAPTLAFCNAYGCGLTDWNLTSTYGKLGIFMIGAWAGASHGGVLAGLAACGVMMNIVSTASDLTQDFKTGYMTLASPRSMFVSQVIGTAIGCVVAPCVFWIFFKAFPDLGTLGSQYPAPYATVYRGIAILGVEGFSSLPKNCLTLCCVFFIAAIVINALRDIVGPKWARFIPIPMAMAIPFYLGPYFTIDMCLGSLILFIWENVDKAKADAFGPAVASGLICGDGIWTLPSSILALAGIKPPICMKFLSRKTNARVDTFLGKN